Proteins from one Bifidobacterium sp. ESL0732 genomic window:
- a CDS encoding DNA polymerase III subunit delta', with translation MSVWDSIVGQEQVVSRLRAVASGDPKAIAQSWLICGPPGSGRSNVARAFAAALESPSHGLSDEPERSSEQILAGTHPDVTILATNKVTIGIDEVRDLIETSEQTPSIAPWRIIIIEDVDRMLERTTNVLLKEIEEPSPHTIWLLCAPSAEDVLPTIRSRTRVINLAVPSTQSVAKFLETQEHIEPKLAAQCARLAEGHIGVAKLYATDERVRSDRAELVSGVLNMSKASDAVLLAGQLIDNAKAQAQADVEEKAGAQEAEFRRINGLGEKDRIPPQLRGAFNQIGKKADIKRRATRRSRDVLDRDLNTISSVYRDVSILQNNAEDSAGLINKEKRSSLVNLAERLTRQGVVNRLESISVARRRLNGNGNQTLLFEALFCALLA, from the coding sequence GCGTATGGGACTCGATCGTCGGCCAGGAGCAGGTCGTCTCGCGGCTGCGTGCCGTCGCTTCTGGCGACCCCAAAGCCATCGCTCAATCGTGGCTGATTTGTGGCCCTCCGGGATCCGGCCGGTCCAACGTCGCACGTGCGTTTGCAGCTGCGTTGGAAAGCCCGAGCCATGGTCTGAGTGACGAACCCGAACGTTCCAGCGAGCAGATACTGGCTGGAACACACCCCGATGTCACCATATTGGCGACGAACAAGGTCACCATCGGCATCGACGAGGTCCGCGACCTGATCGAGACCTCCGAGCAGACCCCGAGCATCGCCCCTTGGCGAATCATCATCATCGAGGATGTAGACCGCATGCTCGAGCGCACCACCAATGTACTCCTCAAAGAGATCGAGGAGCCTAGTCCGCACACCATTTGGCTCTTATGTGCTCCTAGTGCCGAGGATGTGCTGCCGACCATCCGCTCCCGTACACGCGTCATCAATCTTGCCGTGCCGTCAACGCAATCGGTAGCCAAGTTCTTGGAAACGCAGGAGCATATCGAGCCTAAACTTGCCGCGCAGTGTGCGCGTCTGGCCGAAGGCCATATCGGGGTGGCCAAACTCTATGCCACTGACGAACGAGTGCGCAGTGACCGCGCCGAACTGGTCTCCGGCGTGCTTAACATGAGCAAGGCTTCAGACGCAGTGTTGCTGGCAGGCCAACTCATCGACAATGCCAAAGCTCAGGCGCAGGCCGACGTCGAAGAGAAGGCAGGGGCGCAGGAAGCCGAATTCCGGCGCATCAACGGCCTAGGTGAAAAGGACCGAATTCCACCGCAGCTTCGTGGCGCCTTCAATCAGATCGGCAAGAAAGCCGACATCAAGCGCCGGGCCACCAGACGTAGCCGCGATGTCCTCGACCGCGACCTGAATACGATTTCCAGTGTTTACCGCGATGTTTCGATACTCCAAAACAACGCCGAAGACTCGGCCGGGCTGATTAACAAGGAGAAGCGTTCTTCCCTCGTCAACCTTGCCGAGCGCCTGACCCGCCAAGGCGTGGTCAACCGTCTCGAATCCATATCCGTCGCCCGTCGTCGTCTCAACGGCAATGGCAACCAGACGCTTCTTTTCGAAGCGCTGTTCTGCGCGCTGTTGGCGTAA
- a CDS encoding YbhB/YbcL family Raf kinase inhibitor-like protein, protein MKISADFTTIPDDFTGAAAPEYKIDGTPIVSFPFYIDEVQANMHYLHWQLTDPDSIPVCGFEWIHWSAANVPIDALMFDFNDSHALQIPPDFSRQLPTMIPEAAQGRTSAASKFVGSSNPAVTMRYNGPTPPDKPHGYVLHVWATVNPLPDIRQGFWLNDLYHKILDHSGPMDDAEITFIGNPTK, encoded by the coding sequence ATGAAGATTTCAGCAGATTTTACTACTATTCCCGACGATTTTACCGGGGCAGCGGCACCCGAATACAAGATAGACGGCACACCGATCGTTTCGTTCCCGTTCTACATCGACGAAGTGCAGGCTAATATGCACTACCTGCATTGGCAGCTGACCGATCCTGATTCGATTCCGGTCTGCGGCTTCGAGTGGATTCACTGGTCGGCCGCCAACGTGCCGATCGACGCATTGATGTTCGATTTCAACGATTCCCATGCCCTGCAGATTCCACCGGACTTCTCGCGCCAACTGCCGACGATGATTCCCGAGGCCGCGCAAGGCCGCACAAGCGCCGCCAGCAAGTTCGTCGGTTCGAGCAATCCTGCGGTGACGATGCGCTACAACGGCCCGACCCCGCCCGACAAGCCCCACGGCTATGTGCTGCACGTCTGGGCCACCGTCAATCCGCTGCCGGACATCCGTCAGGGCTTCTGGCTCAACGATTTGTACCATAAGATTCTTGATCATTCTGGCCCGATGGACGACGCCGAGATCACCTTCATCGGCAATCCGACGAAGTAA
- a CDS encoding C69 family dipeptidase, with protein MACTTILVGKDASYDGSTIIARNEDSANGEFNPKRFVVTKPADQPRHYRSVLNRLDIELPDNPLQYTSLPNADTKDGVWGEAGFNEANVAMSATETLTTNERVIGADPFVEFEPAKGKKGEPDYVPEVAGGISEEDFLTIVLPYIKTAREGVQRLGSLLEQYGTNEMNGVAFSDVNEIWWLETVGGHHWIAKRVPDEAYVTMPNQLGIDEFDLEDALGEQENCMCSADLNEFIEANHLDLAVEATTPFNPRDAFGSHSDSDHVYNTPRAWYMQRFLNPYDEVWDGPDADHTPESDDIPWARQPERKVTIEDVKYVLSSHYQGTPYDPYGHLGNEHTRHMYRCIGINRQSQLSVMQIRPYRPQSDRAIQWVSYGSNPFNALVPFYPNVDATPAYLEATTTRVTSENLYWENRIIAALCNSAFAETSNAIERYQELTGGMGHRMVAATDEQIARLGGDKEASAESMARAELNAGNPEGDVEPMEPDQIIAATRNAEVREILRAANQSMADQIKKETDALLDTVLYTVSMKMANGFNRSDN; from the coding sequence ATGGCATGCACCACCATTCTGGTCGGCAAGGACGCGAGCTATGACGGCTCGACCATCATCGCGCGCAACGAGGATTCAGCGAACGGGGAGTTCAACCCCAAGCGTTTTGTCGTCACCAAGCCCGCTGACCAGCCTCGCCATTATCGCAGTGTGCTGAATCGTCTCGATATTGAACTTCCCGACAACCCGTTGCAATACACGTCGTTGCCGAACGCTGACACCAAGGACGGTGTCTGGGGTGAAGCAGGCTTCAACGAGGCGAACGTGGCCATGAGCGCCACCGAGACGCTCACCACCAACGAGCGCGTCATCGGCGCCGATCCATTTGTCGAGTTCGAACCGGCCAAAGGCAAGAAGGGTGAGCCGGACTATGTGCCGGAAGTTGCCGGCGGCATCAGCGAAGAGGATTTCTTGACCATCGTTCTGCCGTATATCAAGACCGCTCGTGAAGGCGTTCAGCGCCTCGGTTCGTTGCTTGAGCAGTACGGCACCAACGAAATGAACGGTGTCGCCTTCAGCGATGTCAATGAGATTTGGTGGCTTGAGACGGTCGGCGGTCACCATTGGATCGCCAAGCGCGTGCCTGACGAGGCCTACGTCACCATGCCGAACCAGCTGGGTATCGACGAATTCGACCTTGAAGACGCGTTGGGCGAGCAGGAGAACTGCATGTGCTCCGCCGACCTTAACGAATTCATCGAGGCCAACCATCTCGACCTCGCCGTCGAGGCCACCACCCCATTTAATCCGCGCGACGCGTTCGGTTCGCACTCCGATTCCGACCACGTCTACAACACCCCGCGCGCCTGGTACATGCAGCGTTTTCTCAACCCCTACGACGAGGTCTGGGACGGCCCGGACGCTGACCATACCCCGGAATCCGACGATATCCCGTGGGCCCGTCAGCCCGAGCGCAAGGTCACTATCGAAGATGTCAAGTATGTGCTGAGCTCGCATTATCAGGGCACGCCTTACGATCCCTACGGCCACCTCGGAAACGAGCATACGCGCCACATGTACCGCTGCATCGGCATCAACCGTCAGAGCCAGCTTTCTGTAATGCAGATTCGTCCGTACCGTCCGCAGTCTGACCGCGCCATCCAGTGGGTTTCCTACGGTTCGAACCCGTTCAATGCGCTGGTGCCGTTCTACCCGAACGTTGACGCAACGCCGGCCTACCTCGAAGCGACCACGACCCGCGTGACTTCCGAAAACCTTTACTGGGAGAACCGCATCATAGCGGCCCTGTGCAACTCCGCGTTCGCCGAAACCTCCAACGCCATCGAGCGTTATCAGGAACTGACCGGTGGCATGGGCCATCGCATGGTCGCGGCCACCGACGAGCAGATTGCTCGCCTTGGCGGTGACAAGGAGGCCAGTGCCGAATCCATGGCCCGGGCCGAGCTTAACGCCGGCAATCCTGAAGGCGATGTCGAGCCCATGGAGCCAGACCAGATCATTGCCGCCACCCGCAATGCCGAAGTCCGCGAGATTCTGCGCGCCGCCAACCAGTCGA